In Gigantopelta aegis isolate Gae_Host chromosome 6, Gae_host_genome, whole genome shotgun sequence, the following are encoded in one genomic region:
- the LOC121374635 gene encoding elastase-like — protein MENEYVITVDLKNTKDESRRKVIEFTCSSGYHDPVNEAYGPATDAFFCGTVSQKMLKDWYGLTPLNKPAVLVHYGDKVDNAFWFKSAVMIGDGFESFYPLCNLDTLAHELGHGVTETYSDLVYEKQSGGMNEAFSDIMGESAEEFFSTTDWLSGFQDTKDPIRPLRYFDKPSRDGQSIDHANQYKADLNVHLSSGVYNRAFYQIVKVGGVKMRYGFEAYLTANRVYWNSNSNFVSGACGVIRAAYTLGLDTEKFKAGFSVVGISTCDLTSYLRMLTTSQSQSNIKVSRIRQPVFGVTLTASVSSITVTTTGGSGIKVAISTSLSRDSSLANGAGSVTWATGGTTGIVYVRLFTDSETGQTGVSVSLSMN, from the coding sequence ATGGAAAATGAGTATGTCATTAcagttgatttaaaaaataccaaaGATGAATCAAGACGAAAGGTGATTGAATTCACGTGCTCCTCGGGATATCACGATCCAGTGAATGAAGCTTATGGTCCTGCTACGGACGCGTTCTTCTGTGGAACTGTCAGCCAGAAGATGCTGAAAGATTGGTACGGACTTACTCCTCTGAACAAACCAGCAGTTCTTGTTCATTACGGCGATAAGGTAGACAATGCCTTCTGGTTCAAGTCTGCTGTAATGATTGGAGATGGATTTGAATCGTTTTATCCTTTATGCAACTTGGACACGTTGGCACACGAACTGGGACACGGGGTCACTGAAACGTATAGCGACTTGGTATACGAAAAACAGTCTGGCGGTATGAATGAAGCGTTTTCTGACATCATGGGAGAATCTGCTGAAGAATTTTTCAGTACCACTGATTGGCTAAGTGGATTTCAAGACACAAAAGACCCAATCCGTCCACTGAGATACTTTGATAAACCTTCACGTGACGGCCAATCTATTGATCATGCTAATCAATACAAGGCTGACTTGAATGTTCATCTCAGCAGTGGTGTCTACAACAGAGCGTTCTATCAAATTGTCAAGGTAGGTGGTGTCAAAATGCGATATGGCTTTGAGGCATATCTGACCGCTAATCGCGTATACTGGAACTCGAACTCTAACTTTGTCAGCGGAGCCTGCGGAGTGATACGAGCGGCCTATACTCTTGGTCTAGACACGGAAAAATTCAAAGCCGGGTTTAGCGTGGTGGGCATCAGCACGTGCGACTTAACCAGCTATTTGCGCATGCTGACAACATCACAGTCACAGAGTAATATCAAGGTATCCCGCATCAGACAACCTGTGTTTGGAGTCACCCTAACAGCCAGCGTCAGCTCGATAACGGTAACGACAACAGGCGGCAGTGGAATCAAAGTGGCCATATCCACATCCTTGTCAAGGGATTCGTCCTTAGCAAATGGAGCAGGTTCCGTCACGTGGGCAACAGGCGGCACAACTGGCATAGTCTACGTCCGTCTGTTTACGGATAGTGAAACTGGGCAAACTGGCGTCTCAGTGAGTTTGTCGATGAATTAA
- the LOC121376344 gene encoding temptin-like → MHVRVVLLLIFASLGTCLKSYQDRIPNGRNVLDPCDPSVTWPAVGHDLRYPPNQGSFHINHHNTRFGLDFAAAGHRWTETLCRQDSDGDSRTNGEELGDPFCQWTVGDIPSHKVSGHPGFNEETYCRHLDG, encoded by the exons ATGCATGTCCGTGTGGTTCTGTTATTAATATTCGCATCTTTAGGCACCTGTCTTAAGAGTTACCAAGATCGAATCCCCAATGGGCGCAACGTTCTAGATCCATGCGATCCCTCAGTCACATGGCCTGCGGTCGGCCATGACCTTCGCTATCCGCCTAACCAAGGCTCGTTTCACATCAATCACCACAACACACGATTCGGCTTG GATTTTGCTGCTGCGGGACATAGGTGGACTGAAACCCTGTGTAGGCAGGATTCTGACGGAGACAGCAGGACAAACGGGGAAGAGCTGGGAGACCCGTTTTGTCAGTGGACGGTTGGAGACATCCCTTCCCATAAGGTTTCGGGACATCCTG gtttTAACGAAGAAACGTACTGCAGACACCTGGATGGTTAG
- the LOC121374636 gene encoding temptin-like has translation MTMHVRVVLLLIFAALGTCSKSYRDRIPNGHNVLDPCDHSVTWPAVGHDSRHPHHHIKHHLLQFGLDFHAAGKRWTGALCRQDSDGDGRTNGEELGDPSCQWSVGDTPSHRVSGHPGFNEHTYCQGLVG, from the exons ATGACAATGCATGTCCGTGTTGTTCTGTTATTAATATTCGCAGCTTTAGGCACCTGTAGTAAGAGTTACCGAGATCGAATCCCCAATGGGCACAACGTTCTAGATCCATGCGATCATTCAGTCACATGGCCTGCGGTCGGCCATGATAGTCGTCACCCGCATCACCACATCAAACACCACCTCCTACAATTCGGCTTG GATTTTCATGCTGCGGGAAAACGGTGGACTGGAGCCCTGTGTAGACAGGATTCTGACGGAGACGGCAGGACAAACGGGGAGGAGCTGGGTGACCCGTCCTGTCAGTGGTCTGTTGGAGACACCCCTTCCCATAGGGTTTCAGGACATCCTG gtttCAACGAACACACGTACTGCCAAGGTCTGGTTGGTTAG